The DNA sequence GCTTGGGCAAATTATTTATGTATGCATAATATACATGGATAAAGTaaggaaaaatatactatctgcatccaaaaaaattagtcTTCACTCTTGACAGTGGATGACACGAGATTCAACgcaaaattaattgaagtatgagagagatagagagaaaaagtgatcAGAGTATTGCTTACCATTAAATAGAGATTAATTTTGGTGAAcgaattaatgaaaaatgcGACAAAAAAAACGTGCATGAATGAGCAAGATGAGAAAGAGAAACCCGACAAAATGTACTAGTGATATTGGTAGCTATCACATATGATTGTGGCAGCACAGTGACAAGCATGAGAAGCCACTTTAGCATACCAACAGCCATGTGTAGAGAGCACTGCCATTGGGTTTTGGCCCATAGTCAACCAAGTCTCTTATTTCCacccacaaaaaaaattcttctttttttccattccattacatttctaactcaataatatctttatttccaaaaatagattaCCCTAACTCATCTTGGCAGCCCTAGAGTTAAAGGACGAATTGGGTACCTGGTTTTTGTCGTCTGTGCTCGACCCATTTGCACTCAATAATGATACAAGACAAAGACGGAAGATATAATGCGCGAAGAAAATGCAAATTTGCTGAAATGACATGCAGAAAGATGGTGGAAGAGAGATCCTGCAAGATATATAGATAGATCTTGAAAAGATTGGTGATATACACATGTTTGGCATTGCTTACGGGCTAGGATCGATCACCATCATATTTATCCTCATGCCAAAAGGTGGCCAACTTGCACTACCACTACAAAATTATATCTGCAATAGCAAAAAATTTTCTAGCTTGCATCATGAGATTCAAGATGTTTGTTCACTTGTCACTTCATGGATCGCCAGCTACTGTACTCCGAtgtgtataaaaatatataaatacggTAAATGTACTTCACCGACCTCAATCAGCATACTTTCCCTTGTTCCTCAAATtccatatatagaaaatgaacATATAAGtggaaatttaatttaacagTTAGCTATGGAAATTTACAGGAAAAAAAGAACTTTACTCATGAGGAGCTCTAGAGATTTAACTTGTGAATAGTTTAGTTTGGATTTGTTAAAATGAACTAATTGGCATCTGTAGGTGATAGCAGAGCCTTCTGCTGCTGCTTAGATGGTTGGATCAAAGCCAATTTATGACTTGAAAACTTCGTTACACTAAATCTCAAACTTGACTAGACTTCTATAGCCAAATTTATTAAGCGGCTCCCAACTGCCTAACACAAATATGGCCGCACTCGTCATTAAGTATTCTGTTTACATTGATGATGCAGTGCTTAGGCCTAAAACAACCCATCCTTGATCATTCCTGGAGTATATATCCAAAAACATTGTCTACCAGAGTTCACatcctattttcttttccaaatATTGACATGTCATATATGCATCAGACCCAGTCAGTCATCTATCTAAAGAAAACATGGATGAAAAGGGgcacacaatttttcttaaaaaactCAATGATCATAAGTATATTGGTAGGCAGCTtcctattatattttcatagcACTTCTTATGGTGAACACTAATACTAAACTAAAACTTGAACAATGAAGAATTGCACAAGAGGAAGATGACACAGAAAAATATAACCAACAATGTAAACAATGTAAGAAGCGAGTATTCTTCTTGATAACACGACTGAAGGAGGCATTGGTACAAAATATACTCATATCCTGAACCAAATCATACAGAGGACTGCATGAGTTACAGTTCTCATATTTGATTTACAAATCTCATGCAAACAACATTCTCACTACATCGTTGGCCACTCTAGGTTCACTGAGCATCAAACAGGCAAAGGCTAATAAACTAAATAGCAGAGCAGATACATTATTATCAAAAAGAACATACAAAGACAAATCCTAACATCAAATAGGCTTCATTGGGCTGAACCCACTCAAACCCAGTCCGGCCAGTTAGAATGGGTGGGTCAAATGGGCCAGGCCGAGCTAAATCACATGAAATAGGCACCAATTTAAGCATTTTTTGAAACAcgaattaataatatatatttgttacttatttttttatattatgcaGTCAagttaatacccctattgagataaaaatttgtaatttgtgtTCAAAAAGATTTTAACTAGGGCCAAGTTAATATCTAGTACAATGATTTGTTGAAACATGATTCATCAAAACACAACACAAATTTGTTGATATGCTATAGTTAATCACGAGACAATTACAGTTGCAcacattttgttatatattttcGCATCTCTCCAATTACTTATATATTTCTTGATAATCAAATATGTAGAGAAAcagaaaataacaatattagcAAAACACCAGCTGCGCTGGACAGGTCAAAAGCTGTAACTTATCGAAATTAAGTTAGAACTTGAAGTCGCAAACTCGCACATTCCATTACTAAGAGAGCTCCTGTATATACACTAGGGTACTACTCAGATGGCATCATTGCTGAAACAAGATTAGATGTATGAAATCTAAATGCTTCAAATTGAGAGAAATCATTCACTttgattattcaaaaaatgaattctAACAATGCAACAGCCATTTCAAAAATCAGCAGTGCTCAACAGATTTTATGGTGTAGGCGTTGCTGCATACCAGGAGCATCGTCAACAGTGAGAGAAAGCCTTGCTTCTATGCCATCAAGCATCTCCCGAAAAACCTTCCTTCAAACTGCAAAAATCACAACTGTGTATGCACCAGAAAGTTACATTTTGTTCTATCAATTTGTCATTACCGTTGCAACACTCATTTCTGGAGCTTCTAAGCAGGCTCGTACAGACCTAACACATGCCCATCAGCACACTTCATCGCTGCCACCTGTTGAAAGTCAatgcataaattaatttaaggagGAGATGCCTGACTAATGAAGTTAGCTTAAGGTGTAAACCAATATTGGAGGTTACCTTTCCATGGATTTCATGCTTGATTGGGCCATCCAGTTCGGCACCTAAGGTCATCAACTTCGTCACAGTACTATTGATGTCCGTTACTGTGAAGGATAGGAGCGACGAATAACCCTTCTGTTCAGCACGGTTGCTGCAAAAATAGAAGCATGGCATATTAACAAGCTGGCTAAAGAGAATTTTTCATCATGCCTTTCAAGCACCTGATCAACGCAAAGAAGAGGCACTGTTCATATGGATTACAAGCCAACCGCTGTAACACGAGAAGAAGCTCAAAAAGAACTTCATAGAATACAATGCTTCAACCTAAGTAGCAACCAAAAGTTGATACAGTACTCGATAGCATGATCTTCATCCATAAACCAAACCCTTTAAAACAATTATGAGATTGCTTCAAACAGTGGTTGTGCCAACCATTAAACCTatattcaatcacattttcttgcatcataaaaaaattaccaatACTAATTTGATAGAACTAATTCCAATTTCAAGCAACAAAACGTTTTTTTCCCTACGCCTCAAAACCCAATCTTTCAATCGCCATTCTGAAAAATACTACCCGAATTCATCGACATTAACATAATTAAGCGATCTAATAGTAGAATTAAGAAACAAAGAATAGGAAACGCACCTGGGAGAATGGAGGAGGGAGAGCTTGAGCGGGCCGGAATGGAGCTCGGCCCATCGGAGAGTGCAGACATCAATGGTGAAGCCAAGACCCTCCGAATAAAATCTCGCCGCTTTGGGAACGTCTCTGTGTAGCTGCACCAAATATCTGAAAGTGGCTGCCGCCATCACCAACTCTCTCCACCTCCGCCGACTAATTTCGATTTCAGTAAATTCGatgttgaaattgaaaaatcaaattactaattactactagtaattaCTTAAAAGTTAGTACTCGTAGTTattccattttatatttttattagctAGTTTACATTTTCTTAGTCTATAGAAAAGCTAAGgtaagagtgaaaaaaatagtagagaGCGTCACGTCTCTGGtctaagaaatgtgtcatttacaatgagacattaaaaaatgaaaatgtgtcACTTTGACATGTGTATTATGGCTGAATGCCACATCAAcccaattaaaagaaatattgaAAGTGGAGGCCGTTCTCTCTCCTCCAAGCCAACCTCCAATCGTTTGGTCTCTCActcttttcaatttcattttccaaacattggttatatatttttttaaatttatatatctttaaaatatcatactttattaaaaaattataaaatttcataattttttatcctctataaatataaaccTCCTTTACTATAGTTTgacatacaaaaaatattatttttgctcCTCCTGTGACCATTCTTCTTTGATacaattttatagtactatttttaagtTCACATTGTTGCTAACTacttatgaaaaaaaaaggaggatgagaataatatattcatgattctctaaatttttatccttcttaaaactttaatttatatttttttatttgtttatttttataaaattttagtttgtgtttttttctaaattttattatgcaataataaatattttatacaataatattattattacaaaaaataatacagaaaataaatatataatgatatgGTTGGGTTGTTATTGATGAACCATAAAAAATGGTTTTGCttggaagagaaaataattaagtattgaTGACGTGGCTTGTTCGATTGGATTAGATTAGGTGGTTGCTGATAAACATGATCTACGAAGATAAGTTTTTCGATTCTTTTTCTCTAGTTTCTTCTTCGTATCTGTGGATTTTCACGTCTCATCTTTAATATGCAATCTCTTTTTCTAAACTATCTAGCTTAATTAAACGACTCTGTCGTTTGTGGACCGCAGAGTAGCTTCGAACTCCAAGGATGGATAGTTGGTAGAGGTGCTACGattgtattgatattcatTATATTCATGTAACTTTATCCTTTTTACggaaaaaatagtagtacactttattcacttttttataagCAAATAAGGACATGactttaaatattagtatcatTTCCTTCATATTATAAGTGAAATCATAACTCCAATAACTtaccatatttaatttaaatatagtacGTACTACTGTTTTTTGGGGCTGCACATAAAAGCGACTGTTCCAGGCTCACTACATTCTTTGACTCAGATTGGGCTTTCAATATTGATGACAAGAGATCAACAACTTATTATTACGCTTACTTTGGAGCAAATTGGGTATCATAGTGTGCTAAAAAAAGGTTGTATCTAAATCCAGTCGCTCATGTGGTTTCAGAAATTGTATGACTGCAATCTTTACTTCTACAACTTGGTATGAAAGTTTTTGCACCTTCTAATTTCAACTCAATATCCTTGGCCTCCAACATAGTTCTTCACTCAAGAGCCAAGCACACCGAACTTGACATTCATTTTGTTATGGCCAAGGAAATAGATTCGAGGCATTTGCCTTTTTTTGATCACATTGTCGATATTCTAACCAAACCCTTAAGTAGCCAATTATGCGAGGCTTCGCTACAAGCTAGGCATTTGTTCTTTAGCCTCCCTCGAATTGATCGAAATGAATTATAGCAGCAAGcaatatgaagaaaaaaggtTAGATTTTTAACAATATGAATGATGagattaatttgaaaatgctatatatatttactaaTATATGCTCTTTACAGAAGTTGGAAACAATAAGGAAAATACATTTCTCAAGAAATTAGCTTAATTTCTCAGTTTGACTTCTTGAGGTTGTTTCAAgagatcaaaattattttgctATGTATGGAGAATGAAGCGGCAGTCAAAAACCTTGCAATCTGGATCTATTAGCTGCTTGTTTCTTCCCCAAATTTGTGAATTGCTCACAAGATGAATCAAATGTCAGCTTTTCAACCCAGAAATCTGCATCGTGAACCACAGGATTTTGCGTTCTGCTTGGAGGCGATCCAAACGAGAATGGAAGCGATTCATTGTAGTCCTGCAACAAAACATAGATCGTCAGAATCGATGAATAACAACATgcattgcaaatttgcaattgCAATACAAAGGGAAAAGGAAATTGACGAATCAAATCGCATCAATAGAAATCAACCTGCCGAAGGATTAGCCCTAGGAGATCAGCACCGTGATTCGATTCGGAATCATTACTGTTTCATTAACAATGCAAtgcatcaaatcaaaacaCGTGCGTGATTCAaatcagagagagagaagaaggaaATTAAATATGGCAATCACCGCATGTGAAATCTGGAAATAGTGTTGAGATTGAGCGGGGCAACCCGGCGGGGCTTGGGGCAAACGACCTCACAACAATCGGCCATCTTCTCACCAGCAAAATCGCAGCAGAGGAATTATAGCAAAATTGGGATGATTTCCC is a window from the Salvia hispanica cultivar TCC Black 2014 chromosome 1, UniMelb_Shisp_WGS_1.0, whole genome shotgun sequence genome containing:
- the LOC125212483 gene encoding uncharacterized protein LOC125212483 is translated as MAAATFRYLVQLHRDVPKAARFYSEGLGFTIDVCTLRWAELHSGPLKLSLLHSPSNRAEQKGYSSLLSFTVTDINSTVTKLMTLGAELDGPIKHEIHGKVAAMKCADGHVLGLYEPA
- the LOC125224424 gene encoding uncharacterized protein LOC125224424; its protein translation is MADCCEVVCPKPRRVAPLNLNTISRFHMRNDSESNHGADLLGLILRQDYNESLPFSFGSPPSRTQNPVVHDADFWVEKLTFDSSCEQFTNLGKKQAANRSRLQGF